From the genome of Arvicola amphibius chromosome 9, mArvAmp1.2, whole genome shotgun sequence, one region includes:
- the Rrp1 gene encoding ribosomal RNA processing protein 1 homolog A: protein MVPGLPLPPEIQLAQRLAGNEQVTRDRALRKLRNYIVNRSQRPTGCFTPEEMLKIWKGLFYCLWMQDKLLQQEELGRTISQLVHAFQTTESQHLFMRAFWQTMIREWVGIDRLRLDKFYLLMRLVLRESLTTVKTRGWEERQIEQLLELLTTEVLNPDRQAPNGVKSHFLEIFLEELTTVGAAELTADQNLQFIDPFCQIAAHTKDSLVLHKITRCILEAIVEQAPLAIEDLMNELDTQSGEDEESDGGEESSEDEQDLQDTPPSADSAHRAGPEADKEQVLDDEENAGPVLQFDYEAIANRLFELASRQSTPSQNRKRLYRVIQKLRILAGGTFPDDDVPEKAYNKLLEGRRERKKKNRLSTLQPQNEKGGSETEASGTDLSPGMKRSRSKDEKTGQREPPRKRKKAGAKGAGAQQPARKRKQPLQSEK, encoded by the exons ATGGTTCCTGGGCTGCCGCTCCCGCCGGAGATCCAGCTGGCGCAGCGCCTGGCCGGCAATGAGCAGGTGACGCGGGACCGCGCGTTGCGGAAGCTGCGGAATTACATCGTGAACAGGTCGCAGCGGCCTACAG GATGCTTCACTCCAGAGGAGATGCTGAAGATATGGAAAGGGCTGTTTTACTGCCTGTGGATGCAGGACAAGCTGCTCCAGCAG GAAGAACTAGGAAGGACCATTTCCCAGCTCGTCCATGCTTTTCAGACCACAGAGTCGC AGCACCTGTTCATGCGGGCGTTCTGGCAGACCATGATTCGAGAGTGGGTGGGCATCGACCGACTGCGCCTGGACAAGTTCTACTTG CTCATGAGGCTGGTCCTGCGTGAGTCACTGACGACCGTGAAAACCCGTGGATGGGAAGAAAG acAGATCGAGCAGCTGCTGGAGTTGCTCACCACCGAGGTACTGAACCCTGATCGCCAGGCCCCCAATGGGGTGAAGAGCCACTTCCTTGAGATCTTCCTGGAGGAGCTGACCACAGTGGGCGCTGCAGAG CTCACCGCAGACCAGAATCTGCAGTTCATTGACCCCTTCTGCCAGATAGCAGCCCACACAAAGGA CTCCCTAGTTCTGCATAAGATCACTCGGTGCATCCTCGAGGCGATTGTGGAACAGGCTCCCTTGGCCATTGAAGACCTGATGAATGAACTGGACACACAGAGTGGGGAGGACGAAGAGTCAGATGGTGGTGAGGAGTCCTCCGAGGATGAGCAAGACCTGCAAGACACACCACCCAGTGCAG acTCTGCACATAGGGCTGGCCCTGAGGCAGACAAGGAGCAGGTGTTGGATGACGAGGAAAACGCTGGCCCTGTCCTCCAG tttgaCTACGAGGCCATTGCTAACAGACTGTTTGAGCTTGCCAGTAGACAGAGCACCCCGTCTCAGAACAGGAAGCGCCTCTACAGAGTGATCCAAAA GTTGCGGATCCTGGCTGGAG GCACTTTCCCAGATGATGATGTCCCTGAGAAAGCCTACAATAAACTGCTGGAAGGGAGGCGGGAGCGGAAGAAGAAGAACCGTTTGTCCACGCTGCAGCCCCAGAACGAGAAAG GAGGAAGCGAGACGGAAGCCTCAGGTACAGACCTGAGCCCAGGGATGAAGAGGAGCAGGAGCAAGGATGAGAAGACTGGCCAAAGAGAGCCTcctaggaagaggaagaaggctgGTGCAAAGGGGGCTGGTGCCCAGCAGCCAGCGAGGAAGAGGAAACAGCCCTTGCAGAGTGAGAAGTGA